A region from the Rufibacter sp. DG15C genome encodes:
- a CDS encoding DNA-3-methyladenine glycosylase: MASNQLFSKDPVLQELVNKSEEITLSKDRKPIYDSLLSSIISQQLSVKAAATIKSRFLALFPENNPKPELVLAASTEDLRAVGLSGQKVGYVKSVAQHKLDGLLEDADIAHLPDEELIERLVAIKGIGKWSAEMILMFALQRPDVMPVDDLGIYNAMKRLYQFKESHKEAKKKMLALSQNWQPNRTLACQYLWQSLNNTPDKPTVS, from the coding sequence ATGGCGTCCAATCAACTTTTCAGCAAAGACCCTGTGCTGCAGGAGCTTGTGAACAAAAGCGAGGAGATTACCTTATCCAAGGACCGCAAACCCATCTATGATTCGCTGCTGAGTTCAATTATCTCTCAGCAATTGTCTGTAAAAGCGGCAGCTACCATCAAAAGTCGGTTTTTGGCCTTGTTTCCAGAAAACAACCCAAAACCAGAATTGGTCTTAGCTGCCTCCACAGAAGACTTGCGCGCGGTGGGTCTTTCGGGTCAGAAAGTTGGCTACGTGAAAAGCGTGGCGCAGCACAAGCTGGATGGCCTTCTGGAAGACGCAGACATTGCGCACCTACCTGACGAGGAACTGATTGAACGACTGGTCGCCATCAAAGGGATTGGAAAATGGTCAGCAGAGATGATTCTGATGTTTGCCTTGCAGCGCCCAGACGTGATGCCGGTAGACGACCTGGGTATTTATAATGCCATGAAACGCCTGTACCAGTTTAAGGAATCCCATAAAGAAGCCAAAAAGAAGATGCTAGCGCTTTCTCAAAACTGGCAACCTAATAGAACCTTAGCCTGCCAGTACTTGTGGCAATCCTTGAACAACACCCCAGACAAACCCACGGTTTCTTAG
- a CDS encoding DUF58 domain-containing protein, giving the protein MSRIEVDLEAVRQVQNLEFLAKKMVEGFITGLHKSPYHGFSVEFSEHRLYNPGESTRHIDWKVFARTEKLFVKRYEEETNLRCQLLLDVSGSMFYPIENYGKLSYAVMAAAALATLLQKQRDAVGLTTFSDHIEYQSAIKSTGAHLHTLMLTLQQQLKKEAPPQKQTRVAGMLHQIAQTLPKRSLVILFTDMMSQFEQLDEIFTALQHLRHQQHEILIFHITHAETEEEFLFPDRPFTFEGLEGGDKIKVQPAEIREAYVKAMQHFKNELKLRCGQHRIDLVSVDLREPLDKVLYAYLVKRQKVR; this is encoded by the coding sequence ATGAGCAGGATAGAAGTTGACCTGGAGGCCGTACGGCAAGTGCAGAACCTAGAGTTTTTGGCCAAGAAAATGGTGGAGGGCTTTATTACGGGACTGCACAAATCTCCGTACCACGGCTTTTCGGTTGAGTTTTCTGAGCACCGGCTATATAATCCCGGCGAAAGTACCCGTCACATAGACTGGAAGGTGTTTGCCCGCACCGAAAAACTGTTTGTGAAGCGGTACGAGGAGGAGACCAACCTGCGGTGCCAACTGCTGCTAGACGTGTCTGGCTCCATGTTCTATCCCATAGAAAACTACGGCAAGTTGTCTTACGCCGTCATGGCCGCGGCGGCTTTGGCCACGCTCTTACAAAAGCAACGCGATGCCGTGGGCCTCACTACCTTCTCAGACCATATTGAGTATCAATCGGCAATTAAGTCAACGGGCGCGCACCTGCACACGCTAATGCTCACATTGCAGCAGCAACTTAAAAAGGAGGCACCGCCGCAGAAACAAACAAGGGTAGCCGGTATGCTGCATCAGATTGCCCAAACCCTGCCTAAACGGTCTCTGGTAATTCTGTTCACGGACATGATGAGCCAGTTTGAGCAGCTGGACGAAATTTTCACGGCCCTGCAGCACCTTCGGCACCAGCAGCATGAGATTCTCATCTTTCACATCACCCACGCAGAAACCGAAGAAGAATTTCTTTTCCCAGACCGTCCCTTCACCTTTGAAGGACTAGAGGGAGGAGATAAAATAAAAGTGCAGCCCGCTGAGATCAGGGAAGCTTATGTGAAAGCCATGCAGCATTTCAAAAACGAGCTGAAACTGCGTTGTGGCCAGCACCGGATAGATTTGGTATCCGTGGACCTGCGGGAGCCTTTGGACAAAGTCCTTTACGCGTATTTAGTAAAACGTCAGAAAGTCAGGTAA
- a CDS encoding septal ring lytic transglycosylase RlpA family protein, producing MLRKLLFFLLVLTPFLGLGYQPYKQLGKATYYASHYEGRKTSSGERYNPDLPTAAHAYLPLNTYVKVEHLSTGQVVVVKINDRMSRKSPFAIDLSKSAAKELGILGPGSMQVRITGISKEAALAYWEGEKAKHEQDRS from the coding sequence ATGCTTAGAAAACTACTCTTTTTTTTGTTGGTCTTGACGCCATTTTTGGGCCTAGGCTACCAGCCGTACAAGCAATTGGGCAAGGCTACGTATTATGCCAGCCACTATGAAGGACGCAAAACCAGCAGTGGGGAGCGCTACAACCCAGACCTTCCTACCGCCGCCCATGCCTATCTGCCGCTTAACACTTATGTGAAAGTGGAGCACTTGAGCACCGGCCAGGTGGTGGTGGTTAAAATCAATGACCGCATGAGCCGCAAGTCTCCTTTTGCCATAGATCTCTCCAAATCTGCCGCCAAAGAGCTGGGAATCCTGGGGCCCGGTAGCATGCAGGTACGCATCACGGGCATAAGCAAAGAGGCCGCACTGGCGTACTGGGAAGGGGAGAAAGCCAAACATGAGCAGGATAGAAGTTGA
- a CDS encoding DUF3276 family protein gives MEENNDKAEIYSQRVRAGKRTYFFDVKSTRSNDYYLTITESKRKFKDENYSYEKHKIFLYKEDFAKFVEALQDTIDHVKGELLSEEALADMERLEQEAPETATVDEELKWE, from the coding sequence GTGGAAGAGAACAACGACAAAGCGGAAATCTACTCACAACGAGTAAGAGCAGGAAAGCGCACCTATTTCTTTGATGTGAAGTCAACCCGCTCCAATGATTATTACCTTACTATCACGGAGAGCAAGCGTAAGTTCAAAGATGAGAACTACTCTTATGAGAAGCATAAGATTTTCTTGTACAAAGAAGACTTTGCCAAATTTGTAGAGGCGCTACAAGACACCATTGACCACGTGAAAGGTGAGTTGTTGTCTGAAGAGGCATTAGCGGACATGGAACGCCTGGAACAAGAGGCCCCAGAGACCGCCACCGTAGACGAAGAACTGAAGTGGGAATAA
- the ychF gene encoding redox-regulated ATPase YchF, with amino-acid sequence MGLRCGIVGLPNVGKSTLFNALSNAKAESANYPFCTIEPNVGVITVPDERLQILEGLVHPERVLPTVMEFVDIAGLVKGASKGEGLGNKFLANIREVDAVIHVVRCFDDPNIVHVAGGVDPVFDKDVIDTELQLKDLESIDKKIAKVERTAKSGDAAAKKEFASLQRFKQHLESGKNARSLDVSEEDLDAVEDLKLLTIKPVIYVANVDEASILTGNKFLDALKEHVADENAEVVVISAAIEEQIADFTDAEEKEMFLGEYGLTESGLNRLIRASYSLLNLITYFTAGVKEVRAWTIQRGWKAPQAAGVIHTDFEKGFIRAEVIKLPDYVEYKSEAKIKEAGKMSVEGKEYVVQDGDIMHFRFNV; translated from the coding sequence ATGGGACTTCGTTGCGGAATAGTGGGTTTACCAAACGTAGGCAAATCTACGCTGTTCAATGCCTTGTCAAACGCCAAAGCAGAATCTGCCAATTACCCTTTCTGTACCATTGAGCCCAACGTGGGCGTGATTACCGTCCCAGATGAGCGCCTTCAGATTCTTGAGGGTTTGGTTCACCCAGAGCGCGTGTTGCCAACCGTGATGGAGTTTGTGGACATTGCCGGTCTGGTGAAAGGTGCCAGCAAAGGCGAAGGCTTGGGTAACAAATTCTTAGCCAACATTAGAGAGGTAGACGCGGTCATTCACGTGGTGCGCTGCTTTGATGACCCCAACATTGTGCACGTAGCCGGTGGCGTAGACCCCGTGTTTGACAAAGACGTGATTGACACAGAACTTCAGTTGAAAGACTTGGAGTCTATTGACAAGAAGATTGCCAAGGTAGAGCGCACCGCCAAGTCTGGTGACGCTGCCGCCAAAAAGGAGTTTGCGTCGTTGCAACGGTTCAAGCAACATTTAGAAAGCGGCAAGAATGCCCGCTCCCTGGATGTATCAGAAGAGGACTTGGATGCTGTAGAAGACTTGAAGCTTTTGACCATTAAGCCTGTGATCTATGTAGCCAACGTTGACGAGGCTTCTATTTTGACTGGCAACAAATTTCTGGACGCATTAAAAGAGCACGTAGCCGATGAGAATGCTGAGGTGGTGGTGATTTCTGCAGCCATTGAAGAACAGATTGCTGACTTTACAGACGCCGAGGAAAAAGAAATGTTCTTAGGCGAGTACGGCTTGACTGAGTCTGGCTTGAACCGCCTCATCAGGGCCTCTTACTCCTTGTTGAATTTGATCACCTACTTTACCGCTGGCGTGAAGGAAGTGCGAGCCTGGACCATACAAAGAGGCTGGAAAGCACCACAGGCTGCCGGTGTCATCCATACAGACTTTGAGAAGGGTTTTATTAGAGCAGAAGTGATCAAATTACCAGATTACGTGGAGTATAAGTCTGAGGCAAAAATAAAAGAAGCCGGCAAAATGTCTGTAGAAGGCAAAGAATACGTGGTACAAGACGGTGATATCATGCATTTTAGATTCAACGTCTAA
- a CDS encoding OmpA family protein: MKRTLLKATLAGALLLSMGATNNSIAQSADRPWGLSLYASANQARTNMRNDIWDMSNSSWGGGLAINRYLSPSFDVALQLNYFNLEQDSPSVTWRTTGLGPGRFEDEIGTANLAFKLKMNNGKILKEESFLKPYLVAGVGLQYASVEAYLPVGIPGGTRQEKWDEGLLRMNYMGGAGLGFRITDGISLFAQTTLNYPTTDLLDGISNEQSDELNDRYLQHQFGLSFGLGKAKDTDGDGVSDRRDECPDTPAGVQVDKKGCPLDGDGDGVADYLDKCPTEAGTAALEGCPDRDNDGVRDSEDECPDQAGPAATRGCPDSDADGVADKDDKCPGTPAGTRVDASGCPVVVDRDGDGVNDDVDKCPDVAGTAANLGCPGLDAADSTYMATTPKIQFEFNRAVLKPVSFNTLDRMATMLGKYPHYNLRISGHADHVGSNEYNQELSLRRADAAKSYLIDKKGISSDRILTEGFGEERPIAPNTTSSGRSQNRRAEFRLFIQ, encoded by the coding sequence ATGAAAAGAACCTTACTTAAAGCAACATTGGCAGGCGCGCTTTTGCTGTCCATGGGTGCTACCAACAATTCAATAGCACAGTCTGCCGACCGGCCTTGGGGACTATCGCTTTATGCAAGCGCCAATCAGGCTAGAACCAACATGCGTAATGATATCTGGGACATGAGTAACTCCTCTTGGGGAGGTGGTTTGGCCATTAACCGTTACTTGTCTCCGTCGTTTGACGTGGCCTTGCAACTAAACTATTTCAACTTAGAGCAGGACTCTCCTTCTGTAACTTGGAGAACCACTGGTTTAGGACCAGGTAGATTTGAAGATGAGATTGGTACTGCCAACCTTGCGTTCAAATTAAAAATGAACAACGGTAAAATCTTGAAAGAAGAGTCTTTCTTGAAGCCGTACCTGGTAGCCGGTGTTGGTCTACAGTACGCCAGCGTTGAGGCGTATCTGCCAGTTGGTATCCCTGGAGGTACTCGTCAGGAGAAATGGGATGAAGGCCTTCTACGCATGAACTACATGGGTGGTGCCGGTCTTGGTTTCAGAATCACTGACGGTATCAGCTTATTTGCCCAAACAACTTTAAACTACCCAACTACTGACCTATTAGACGGTATCTCTAACGAGCAGTCTGATGAGTTGAATGACCGCTATTTGCAGCACCAGTTCGGTCTATCTTTCGGTTTAGGTAAAGCCAAAGACACAGACGGTGACGGTGTTTCTGATAGAAGAGACGAATGCCCAGACACCCCAGCTGGTGTTCAGGTTGACAAAAAAGGCTGTCCTTTGGATGGTGACGGTGATGGCGTAGCTGACTACCTAGACAAGTGTCCTACTGAAGCGGGTACTGCTGCCCTAGAAGGTTGCCCAGACCGCGACAATGACGGTGTTCGTGACTCAGAAGATGAGTGTCCAGATCAGGCTGGTCCTGCTGCCACTCGTGGTTGTCCAGATTCTGACGCTGACGGCGTAGCTGACAAAGATGACAAGTGCCCAGGCACTCCAGCTGGTACAAGAGTTGATGCTTCTGGTTGCCCAGTAGTAGTTGACCGTGACGGTGACGGTGTTAACGATGACGTAGACAAGTGTCCAGATGTAGCTGGTACTGCCGCTAACTTGGGTTGCCCAGGCTTAGACGCTGCTGACAGCACGTACATGGCTACTACTCCTAAGATCCAGTTTGAATTCAACAGAGCCGTATTGAAACCAGTATCTTTCAACACGCTTGACAGAATGGCGACTATGCTAGGTAAGTATCCGCACTACAACTTGCGTATCTCTGGCCACGCTGACCACGTTGGTTCTAACGAGTACAACCAAGAGTTGTCACTAAGAAGAGCAGACGCTGCCAAGTCTTACTTGATTGACAAGAAAGGCATCAGCTCTGACCGTATCTTGACAGAAGGTTTTGGTGAAGAGCGTCCAATTGCTCCTAACACTACCAGCTCTGGAAGATCACAAAACAGACGTGCTGAATTCAGATTGTTTATTCAATAA
- a CDS encoding DinB family protein, whose protein sequence is MTAPPEREVWQRGALPGVPSLLQPVAHALLQAEEEINKEMRTFPENLLWERLGGVASVGFHLQHLTGVLDRLFTYAQAHPLSEAQLHNLSLEGKENPDITVTILIETFHKQVEKSIAQLKATEEATLLEARGIGRAQIPTTVIGLYVHAAEHTMRHVGQLLVTARILKSVSSANSVD, encoded by the coding sequence ATGACAGCACCACCCGAAAGAGAAGTTTGGCAGCGCGGCGCCCTGCCCGGCGTACCCTCGCTCCTGCAACCGGTAGCCCATGCCCTGCTGCAAGCCGAGGAGGAGATCAACAAAGAGATGAGAACCTTCCCGGAGAACCTACTGTGGGAACGGCTGGGTGGGGTGGCCTCTGTTGGTTTTCATTTACAGCACCTCACGGGCGTCTTGGACAGGCTCTTCACCTATGCCCAAGCACATCCCTTATCTGAGGCGCAATTACATAACTTGAGCCTGGAAGGAAAAGAGAATCCTGACATAACCGTAACAATACTGATAGAGACCTTTCACAAACAGGTAGAAAAGTCGATCGCTCAATTGAAGGCTACGGAGGAAGCTACCCTCTTAGAAGCTCGTGGAATTGGGCGCGCCCAAATTCCCACCACCGTCATTGGCTTATATGTACACGCGGCAGAACATACCATGCGCCATGTTGGTCAATTGCTCGTCACGGCCAGAATCTTGAAGAGCGTCTCTAGCGCTAATTCCGTAGATTAA
- a CDS encoding dihydrofolate reductase — MKKNTSHVSAFLMASLLLGSCAKNTSTSPAAANVATAESSPQKEVVSVTQTSPPQVLEDDFQYVMDQFADLRILRYRVPGFEQLSTQQKELLYYLYEAALSGRDIIYDQNFKHNLRIRRTLDAIVENKRDKSTSPDWEKFMEYTKRVWFSNGIHHHYSTNKFLPEFSKAYLAESIKKLPASELPLQKGESVDAFIAWITPVMFDPTIAAKRVNQVAGQDLVKTSAGNYYEGVTTKEVEDYYAKITDKKDPRPISYGLNSKLMKENGKVVEKVWKVGGMYDGAIKRIVFWLEKAIPVAENDQQRLALQKLVEYYKTGDLRIFDEYNIAWVKDVNSNTDVVNGFIEVYGDPLGIKAAYESVVSFKDLEATKRIKAIGDQAQWFEDNSPLLPQHKKKNVVGITAKVITTVVEGGDAAPATPIGINLPNANWIRKEHGSKSVNLGNIVKAYNEAANTGGSVLTEFAYSPEEIERSKKYSSLASDLHTDMHEVIGHASGQINAGVGTPKETLKSYASTLEEGRADLVALYYVMDPKLVEIGVMPSLEVGKAEYDGYIRSGLMTQLSRLALGETVEEAHMRNRQMVAAWAYEKGKKDNVIERVTKDGKTYFKINDYQKLRGLFGQLLRETQRITSEGDFNAAKNLIETYGVKVDQTLHKEVLQRYAKLNIAPYAGFIQPKLTPVVKDGKIVDVILTYPTNFTQQMLEYGNTYNLLPHYN, encoded by the coding sequence ATGAAAAAGAATACCTCCCATGTGTCAGCGTTCTTGATGGCATCCTTGCTGTTAGGAAGCTGCGCGAAAAATACAAGCACTTCTCCTGCCGCCGCCAATGTAGCCACCGCAGAGAGCAGCCCGCAGAAGGAAGTGGTGTCTGTGACGCAAACGTCGCCGCCGCAGGTGCTGGAAGACGATTTCCAGTACGTGATGGACCAGTTCGCCGATTTGCGCATTCTGCGCTACCGCGTTCCTGGTTTTGAGCAGTTGAGCACGCAGCAAAAAGAGCTACTGTATTACCTATATGAAGCAGCGCTGTCGGGACGTGACATCATTTATGATCAGAATTTCAAGCACAACCTGCGCATCCGTCGCACGCTTGACGCCATAGTAGAAAACAAGCGCGACAAGTCTACTTCGCCAGACTGGGAGAAGTTCATGGAATACACCAAGCGCGTGTGGTTCTCTAACGGTATCCATCACCATTACTCTACCAACAAATTCTTGCCGGAGTTCAGCAAGGCTTACTTAGCCGAATCCATCAAGAAATTACCAGCCAGCGAACTTCCTTTGCAAAAAGGGGAGTCGGTAGATGCGTTCATTGCCTGGATCACGCCAGTGATGTTTGACCCTACCATTGCCGCGAAGCGGGTAAACCAAGTGGCAGGGCAGGACTTGGTGAAGACCTCGGCGGGTAATTATTATGAAGGCGTTACTACCAAAGAGGTGGAAGACTACTACGCCAAGATTACAGACAAGAAAGATCCTCGTCCCATTTCCTACGGCCTTAACTCCAAACTCATGAAAGAGAATGGCAAGGTAGTGGAGAAAGTCTGGAAAGTGGGCGGCATGTATGACGGCGCCATCAAGCGGATTGTATTCTGGTTAGAGAAAGCCATTCCAGTGGCCGAAAACGACCAGCAACGGCTGGCTCTTCAAAAATTGGTGGAGTATTACAAGACGGGTGACTTACGCATTTTTGATGAGTACAACATTGCCTGGGTGAAAGACGTGAACTCCAACACTGACGTGGTGAACGGTTTTATTGAGGTGTACGGTGACCCATTGGGCATTAAAGCCGCCTATGAGTCTGTAGTGTCTTTCAAGGACCTGGAGGCTACTAAGCGCATCAAGGCCATCGGTGACCAGGCTCAGTGGTTTGAGGACAACTCGCCATTGCTGCCACAGCATAAGAAGAAAAACGTAGTAGGTATTACCGCTAAAGTAATTACTACGGTAGTTGAAGGCGGAGATGCCGCGCCAGCCACGCCTATCGGGATCAACCTGCCCAATGCCAACTGGATCAGAAAAGAACACGGCTCAAAATCTGTGAACCTAGGCAACATTGTGAAGGCCTACAACGAGGCCGCCAACACCGGCGGAAGCGTTTTGACGGAGTTCGCCTACAGCCCTGAGGAAATTGAGCGCTCTAAAAAGTACTCGTCCCTGGCCAGTGACTTGCACACCGACATGCACGAAGTGATTGGGCACGCCTCTGGGCAGATCAACGCCGGGGTGGGCACACCAAAAGAGACTTTGAAAAGCTACGCTAGCACCCTTGAAGAAGGCCGCGCCGACTTAGTGGCTTTGTATTACGTGATGGACCCTAAGCTGGTGGAGATAGGCGTAATGCCTTCCCTGGAAGTGGGCAAGGCCGAATACGATGGCTACATTAGAAGCGGTTTGATGACGCAGCTGTCCCGTTTGGCTTTAGGTGAGACTGTGGAAGAGGCGCACATGCGCAATCGCCAGATGGTGGCTGCCTGGGCATATGAGAAAGGCAAGAAAGACAACGTGATTGAGCGTGTGACCAAAGACGGGAAAACGTATTTCAAGATCAACGACTACCAGAAGCTGAGAGGCTTGTTTGGTCAGTTGTTGAGAGAGACGCAGCGCATCACCTCTGAGGGAGACTTCAACGCCGCTAAGAACCTCATAGAAACCTACGGCGTGAAAGTGGACCAGACTCTGCACAAGGAAGTGTTGCAACGCTACGCCAAGCTGAACATTGCACCGTATGCTGGTTTCATCCAGCCTAAGCTGACGCCTGTGGTGAAGGACGGTAAGATTGTAGACGTGATCCTTACCTACCCAACCAACTTTACGCAGCAGATGCTGGAATATGGCAATACCTACAATCTGTTGCCGCATTACAACTAA
- a CDS encoding DUF962 domain-containing protein, whose protein sequence is MDSIHHLLDEYAESHRHHTNKTIHWICVPAIMISLIGLLWSIPVPTVFYELPFPMNWGVLFVLAAMMYYIALSPSLALGMVLVSFFFLWVVYQLEKQSSLPLWGISLAIFVLAWIGQFIGHKIEGKKPSFLKDLQFLLIGPVWLLSFIYQKLGIKF, encoded by the coding sequence ATGGACTCCATCCACCATCTTTTAGACGAGTACGCCGAAAGCCACCGCCACCACACCAACAAAACCATTCATTGGATCTGCGTGCCGGCCATCATGATTAGTTTAATAGGTTTGCTCTGGTCTATTCCGGTGCCCACGGTGTTTTATGAATTGCCTTTTCCCATGAACTGGGGAGTGCTTTTTGTGCTGGCCGCCATGATGTATTATATAGCACTCTCACCCAGTCTGGCCTTGGGAATGGTGCTGGTGAGCTTCTTCTTTCTGTGGGTGGTTTATCAATTAGAGAAACAAAGTTCCTTGCCATTGTGGGGCATTAGTTTGGCGATATTTGTGCTTGCCTGGATAGGCCAGTTCATAGGCCACAAGATTGAAGGCAAGAAGCCCTCCTTCTTAAAAGACCTCCAGTTCTTATTAATTGGCCCGGTGTGGCTTTTGAGTTTTATCTATCAGAAACTGGGCATTAAGTTCTAA
- a CDS encoding ABC transporter permease — protein sequence MKMAWRDSRRNRSRLFLFISSIILGIAALVAIFSFGDNLKYDIDQQAKELIGADLVISSNRAVSPKIQPLLDSLGEEQAREQNFVSMVLFQKSQGTRLVQIRALEGDFPYYGKIETTPAAAGRTFKEGKQALVDKTLMLQFNARVGDSIKVGEVTFAIAGILEKAPGQTGISASVAPVVYIPLRYLEQTKLAKRGSRINYEFYYKYGPTTDMAKLFKQLEPRLEEEGLEVETIDTQREETGRSFEDLTDFLALVGFIALLLGSIGVASAIHVYIREKLSTIAVLRCLGVSSAQAFLIYVFQILGIGLLGSVIGAALGTLVQQTLPAVLQDFLPIDISVRISWLAIGQGVLLGLLISLLFALLPLVSVRNISPLNTLRLSYEETSLFKDPLKWAVYGLIMLFIFGFAYLQMNTLLETVYFTGGVLLAFLILTGMAWVLMWLVRRFFPSSWSYLWRQGLANLYRPNNQTLILIVSIGLGTAFICTLYFVQSILLNRITLSASENQPNMVLFDIQTNQREAVNQMARQHQLPLLQQVPIVTMRIEEINGQTAADVQKDSTLGISPRAFQRELRATFRDSLTSSEKLMLGAWKGTVAAANDSVFVSLEEGYAERIKVNVGDKMVFNVQGALIPAWVGSLRKVDWNRVQTNFRVVFPAGVLEAAPQFHVLMTRVPNNQASAMFQREVVQQFPNLSIIDLGLILSVMDELFDKIGFVIRFMGAFSIITGLVVLIASVLISKYQRMQESVLLRTLGASRKQILLITALEYFFLGALAAGTGVVLSLLGSWALAKFQFETVFTPPVLPILVIFGSISLLTVLIGLFNSKAVVSKPPLEVLRSDV from the coding sequence ATGAAGATGGCTTGGAGAGACAGCCGTCGGAACCGGTCTAGGCTCTTCCTGTTCATCTCTTCCATCATATTGGGCATTGCGGCGCTGGTGGCCATCTTCTCCTTCGGGGATAACCTCAAGTATGACATTGACCAGCAGGCCAAGGAACTCATCGGAGCTGATCTAGTCATCTCCAGCAACCGCGCCGTGAGCCCCAAGATTCAACCATTGCTGGATTCCTTGGGCGAGGAGCAGGCCCGGGAGCAGAATTTTGTCTCCATGGTGCTGTTCCAGAAAAGCCAGGGGACCAGGCTGGTGCAGATTAGGGCGCTGGAAGGTGATTTTCCTTATTATGGCAAAATAGAAACCACGCCTGCGGCGGCCGGTAGAACCTTTAAGGAGGGAAAACAAGCACTGGTAGACAAAACTTTGATGCTGCAGTTCAACGCCCGGGTAGGAGATTCCATCAAGGTGGGCGAAGTGACTTTTGCCATCGCCGGAATTTTGGAGAAGGCGCCGGGGCAGACGGGCATCTCGGCATCGGTTGCGCCGGTGGTCTACATTCCCTTGCGTTACCTGGAGCAGACCAAATTAGCCAAGCGTGGCAGCCGAATCAATTATGAGTTCTATTACAAATACGGCCCCACCACCGACATGGCCAAACTGTTCAAACAGTTGGAACCGCGCCTGGAAGAGGAGGGACTGGAGGTGGAGACCATTGACACCCAGCGCGAGGAGACTGGCCGCTCCTTTGAAGACCTCACCGATTTTCTGGCCCTAGTTGGGTTCATTGCCTTGCTACTGGGCAGCATTGGGGTGGCCAGCGCCATTCATGTGTACATCCGGGAGAAGCTCTCCACCATTGCCGTGCTGCGTTGCCTGGGGGTGAGTTCTGCGCAGGCGTTCCTCATTTATGTGTTCCAGATATTGGGCATCGGGTTGTTGGGTTCTGTGATTGGCGCGGCCTTGGGGACGCTGGTGCAACAAACCTTGCCCGCCGTGCTGCAGGACTTTCTGCCCATTGATATTTCGGTGCGCATTTCCTGGTTAGCCATTGGGCAGGGCGTGCTACTTGGCTTGCTCATTTCGTTGTTGTTCGCCTTGCTGCCTCTGGTGTCGGTGAGGAACATTTCGCCGCTAAACACTTTACGCTTGTCTTATGAGGAAACCAGCCTGTTCAAAGACCCGCTCAAGTGGGCTGTGTACGGTCTGATTATGTTGTTCATCTTCGGGTTTGCCTATCTGCAAATGAACACGCTATTGGAGACGGTTTACTTTACAGGCGGTGTGTTGTTGGCGTTTTTGATTTTGACGGGCATGGCTTGGGTCCTCATGTGGCTGGTGCGCCGGTTCTTCCCCAGTTCCTGGAGCTACCTCTGGCGCCAGGGCCTGGCCAATTTGTACAGGCCCAACAACCAGACCCTCATCCTCATTGTCTCCATCGGCTTGGGTACTGCGTTTATCTGCACGCTTTATTTTGTGCAGAGCATCTTGCTCAACAGAATCACCTTGTCGGCGAGCGAGAACCAGCCCAACATGGTGCTCTTTGACATCCAGACCAACCAGCGTGAGGCAGTGAACCAAATGGCCAGACAACACCAACTGCCCCTCCTACAGCAAGTGCCCATCGTGACCATGCGCATAGAGGAAATTAATGGACAGACGGCGGCAGACGTGCAGAAGGACTCCACGCTGGGGATTTCGCCGAGGGCTTTCCAGCGCGAGTTGCGAGCCACGTTCAGGGATTCGCTCACCTCCTCAGAAAAGCTGATGCTAGGCGCTTGGAAAGGCACCGTGGCCGCGGCCAATGACTCGGTGTTTGTGTCTTTGGAGGAAGGCTACGCAGAGCGCATCAAAGTTAATGTAGGCGATAAAATGGTGTTCAACGTGCAAGGCGCCTTGATACCGGCGTGGGTGGGCAGTCTGCGCAAGGTGGACTGGAACCGGGTGCAGACCAACTTCAGGGTAGTGTTCCCCGCGGGGGTGCTGGAGGCCGCGCCGCAGTTTCATGTCCTCATGACAAGGGTGCCTAACAACCAGGCCTCGGCCATGTTCCAGCGCGAGGTGGTGCAGCAGTTTCCTAACTTGTCCATCATTGACCTGGGCTTGATACTGAGCGTGATGGACGAGCTGTTTGACAAGATCGGGTTTGTGATCAGGTTCATGGGAGCGTTCAGTATCATTACAGGGCTGGTGGTGTTGATTGCCTCGGTGCTCATTAGTAAGTACCAACGCATGCAAGAGAGCGTCCTGTTGCGTACGCTGGGCGCCAGCCGGAAACAGATCCTGCTCATCACGGCCTTAGAGTATTTCTTCTTAGGGGCTTTGGCGGCAGGCACGGGCGTGGTACTGTCCCTGCTGGGAAGCTGGGCCCTGGCCAAATTCCAATTTGAGACGGTGTTCACACCGCCGGTGCTTCCCATCCTGGTCATCTTCGGGTCCATCTCTTTGCTCACGGTGCTCATTGGCTTGTTCAACAGCAAAGCCGTGGTAAGCAAGCCGCCGCTGGAAGTGCTGAGGTCAGACGTTTAG